A window of Cloacibacillus sp. genomic DNA:
GATGCGCCTTGTGCTGATGCAGGGCATCTCTATCACCTCGGCGCCGCGCTGCCGCAGCATCGCGGAGAGCCGTCCCGCGCGTTCCCTTGGACGGGTCACTATCACTTTGCGCCCCGCAAGCGGCAGAAAACGCTTCCACGCGAATTTTTCAGCAAGGGCGCAGACATCGCCTACTATGATTATCGAAGGCGACTTTAATTTTTTTTCGGCGCATTCGCTGGGAAGGTCGGCGAGCGTGCCCTCTATGAGACGCTGTGCTGCGGTGCTTGCGTTTTCCACCGCGGAGGCCGGCGTCTTGTCTGACATTCCGGCGCATGTGAGCGCGGCGCAGATATCCTTCACGGACGACGCTCCCATGAGGAAGATCAGGGTGCCGCCGAGCTTCGCAAGCGCTTCATAGTCGAGCTTTGCAATGCCGCCCTCTTTTGTGTGCGCTGTGATGATGTGTACGGAGCGCGCGAGGCCCCTGTGCGTCGCGGGAATGCCGGCGCAGGCGGCGCCGGCCAGCGCGGAGGTGACGCCCGGCACTACTTCGAAGGGGATGCCCGCCTCTATCAGCGCCTCTATCTCTTCGCCGCCGCGGCCGAAGATGAACGGGTCGCCGCCTTTTAAACGCGCCACGCGCAGGCCTTTCTTAGCCTCGCGCACCAGTATTTTTTCTATCTCAGCCTGAGGGACGGACTCTCCTCCGCCAGTTTTGCCGACATTTATCTTTTCGGCGCGCGCCGGCATCATCGCAAGCACGCCGTCGCCGACGAGCCTGTCGTAGACGACGCAGTCGGCGGCTTCAAGCAGTTCGAGGCCGCGCAGCGTAAAGAGTCCCGGGTCGCCGGGGCCGGCGCCTATCAGCGCGACATGTCCGTTACCGTGCATCTCTTTCAGCTCCTTTTAGAAGTCTTTCGGCAAGCTCCCTGCCGAGTTCTCTATTTTTTTCGGCATCTCCGCTGATGCTGTCGCGGCGTATGACGCCGCGGCTTTCGTCCGCGTAGAAGCCCAATATGTTTATCGTATCTCCCACGACGCGCGCGTATGCGCCTACGGGCGCGGTGCATCCGCCGCCAAGCGCCGCGGAGAAGGCGCGCTCCGCCTCGGCGCAGAGCCGCCCGTAGCGGTCGCGGAAGCCCTCCAGATAGTGATAATCTTCGCGCGCACGCCCCTGACAGGCAAGTATGCCCTGTCCCGGCGCCGGCACCATCTCTTCCGGCTCAAAGTAGCGGCTGACGCGAGCCTCCATGCCGAGCCTTTTGAGGCCGGCGGCGGCCAGCACCAGCGCGTCATATTCGCCGCAGTCGAGCTTGCGCAGGCGCGTGTTTATGTTTCCGCGCACCGGTTCTATGCGCGCCGTTGGATAAAGCGCGGAGAGCTGCACGCGCCGGCGGGCCGACGAGCAGCCTATCCGCGGCTCCGGTGCAAGCTCCACATGGCCTGACGGCAGCACCATCGCGTCGCGGGGGTCTTCGCGCTTTGAATAGGCGATGAGCGGCAGCTCCGCGTTCGCGTTGACCGGCATGTCCTTCAAGCTGTGCACCGCGACGTCTATCGCGCCGGAAAGCAGCGCCTCTTCAAGCTCCTGCGTGAAAAGCCCCTTTATCCCGAATTTGTCGCTCGCCTCGGAGAAGGGTTTCATGTTTTTGTCGCCGGTGGTCTCCATCGGCACAAGCTCCGTCTCAAACTCCGGAGAGCAGGCCGCGACCGAATCCATCACTATTTTCGTCTGCGCAAGCGCAAGGTCGCTTTTTCTGCTGCCGAAGCGTATTTGTCTGCCGCAGTTTTCGATGTTGTTTTCTTCTTTTATCTCTTTACTCATCGCAGAGACCCCCGGAATTTTTATCCTTTTGTTCGTCTATCTTTTCAAGTTCCCGCCGTTCCTCGCTCACCCAGCTCTCCCAAACAGCGCGAAGCCGCCCGGCCAGCCGGTGCGTCAGCGCGGGAGAAAGCGCGCCCGCCGACACGGAGGCGGAGACCTCGCCCACATTTACAAGAGAGGGGAAATAGAAGCTGCACAGCGCCGCATCGTCCGCCGCGCTTACGGGAATGCCGCGCCTGCGCGCCTCGTCCGCCGCCGTTTTGTTTACCTCGGCGTCGTTCGTCGCAGCCGCCACAAGCACAGCGCCGTCCAAGTCCGACGGTTCAAATTTTTTCTTTATCAGAGTGCATCCAAGCTCTTTTATCTCCGAGCAGAAGTCTGGGCTTATGACATACACGGAAGCTCCGCAGCGGCGCAGCGTCTTTGCGCGCCGCGCCGCTATCGCGCCTCCGCCTACGACGACGGCGCGCCGTCCCTCTATGTCCGTCAGCATCGGAAAGAGCGGGGGCCGAGAGACGCCAAGATTACGCCGCGCCCAAAGCAGCGCCCTAGCCGCGGAGGCGCCCTCCGTCTCATGCGGGCGTTCTATCAGCACTACGCGCGCGCCGCAGTTTGCCGCGGCGGCAAGTTTTTCTTCCGTTCCGCCCGCCGCCCCGCCGTCCTTCGTGACGAGCCAGCGCGCGCCGGACAGACGCAGCATCTCTTCGTTCATGCGGAGGCTGAAGGGCCCCTGCATGGCGATGAGGTGTCCTGCGTCAAAACCGCACTCCGCGCATTTTTGTATGACGAGCGCGTCGGGCAGCACGCGCGCAAAGAGCCGTTTGCGGTCCGTTACGGAGGCGAAGGCCTCTATTTCTTTGCTGCCGGTCGTGATAAGCACGTTTCCGCGTTCGCCCTCAATGAAGGCGGCGGCCTCCGCCGCGCTTTTTACGCGCACCGCGTCGTCCGGCGCCGGCGTCTCGTTCCTGCGCACGCGCAGAAGAGGCAGTCCCGCGGCGTTTGCCGCATGTTTTATATTTTCGCTCGCTTCGCGCGCGTAGGGGTGCGTCGCGTCTATCACGCAGGCGACCTCGTTTTCTTTCATAAAACGCTCCATTTCGGCCGCGTCCATGCGTCCAGTTTTCACCTCTACGCCGGGTGCGCCGCGCACCAGCTCCGCGCCGTAGTCCGAGGCGGCGCAGTATATGACGGGCAGCCCGTAGCGGGTCAGTTCTCGCGCCTCAGTCGTGCCGCCGAAGAGCAGAAGCCGTCTAGTCATTTCTGTAGCCGCGCGGGGTCACCATTTTTCCGGCTATAAGCTTCGTTGAGGAATTGCCGACGATGACCGTGCAGAACATATCTATTGGAGCGTCCTTTAATTTGCCGAGCTCTGTTATTTCGCGGCTTTCTTCGCTGCGGCCCGCGTTGCGCACCCAGCCCGCTACGCGCGAGGCGGGGAGCTGTTCCATCAGTATGGCCGCGGCGCGCGCAAGGTGGTCGGGGCGTCCGTGGCT
This region includes:
- the cobA gene encoding uroporphyrinogen-III C-methyltransferase, which produces MHGNGHVALIGAGPGDPGLFTLRGLELLEAADCVVYDRLVGDGVLAMMPARAEKINVGKTGGGESVPQAEIEKILVREAKKGLRVARLKGGDPFIFGRGGEEIEALIEAGIPFEVVPGVTSALAGAACAGIPATHRGLARSVHIITAHTKEGGIAKLDYEALAKLGGTLIFLMGASSVKDICAALTCAGMSDKTPASAVENASTAAQRLIEGTLADLPSECAEKKLKSPSIIIVGDVCALAEKFAWKRFLPLAGRKVIVTRPRERAGRLSAMLRQRGAEVIEMPCISTRRIPASLPQLRDFAWLGFTSVTGAEAFFELLAEEGRDIRSIGCAKIAAIGPATAKALSARGLVVDYMPEIYDGAHMARGVAELAAGNPILMLRAKEGSRELTAVLEEYGALFSEIPLYETIYESPDAAPHRADTAIFTSASTVRAFCAAVPSLEIECACCIGEQTAAEAARLGFKRIITAPQATLESLVKTLEEDKR
- the hemC gene encoding hydroxymethylbilane synthase — its product is MSKEIKEENNIENCGRQIRFGSRKSDLALAQTKIVMDSVAACSPEFETELVPMETTGDKNMKPFSEASDKFGIKGLFTQELEEALLSGAIDVAVHSLKDMPVNANAELPLIAYSKREDPRDAMVLPSGHVELAPEPRIGCSSARRRVQLSALYPTARIEPVRGNINTRLRKLDCGEYDALVLAAAGLKRLGMEARVSRYFEPEEMVPAPGQGILACQGRAREDYHYLEGFRDRYGRLCAEAERAFSAALGGGCTAPVGAYARVVGDTINILGFYADESRGVIRRDSISGDAEKNRELGRELAERLLKGAERDAR
- the cobK gene encoding precorrin-6A reductase, which codes for MTRRLLLFGGTTEARELTRYGLPVIYCAASDYGAELVRGAPGVEVKTGRMDAAEMERFMKENEVACVIDATHPYAREASENIKHAANAAGLPLLRVRRNETPAPDDAVRVKSAAEAAAFIEGERGNVLITTGSKEIEAFASVTDRKRLFARVLPDALVIQKCAECGFDAGHLIAMQGPFSLRMNEEMLRLSGARWLVTKDGGAAGGTEEKLAAAANCGARVVLIERPHETEGASAARALLWARRNLGVSRPPLFPMLTDIEGRRAVVVGGGAIAARRAKTLRRCGASVYVISPDFCSEIKELGCTLIKKKFEPSDLDGAVLVAAATNDAEVNKTAADEARRRGIPVSAADDAALCSFYFPSLVNVGEVSASVSAGALSPALTHRLAGRLRAVWESWVSEERRELEKIDEQKDKNSGGLCDE